In the genome of Bacteroidales bacterium, one region contains:
- a CDS encoding 50S ribosomal protein L1 gives MARLTKNQKKAVEKIEPGKAYKLTEAAELLKEITFT, from the coding sequence ATGGCAAGGTTGACGAAAAATCAGAAGAAAGCCGTTGAGAAGATAGAGCCGGGAAAAGCCTACAAACTCACGGAAGCCGCCGAACTTCTGAAGGAAATTACCTTCACA